The following are encoded in a window of Syngnathus scovelli strain Florida chromosome 4, RoL_Ssco_1.2, whole genome shotgun sequence genomic DNA:
- the LOC125966710 gene encoding homeobox-containing protein 1 isoform X1, producing the protein MFQHCEEPRFTIEQIDLLQRLRRTGISQAELLHALDTLDHLDRPHRRASKHQLSSDAPPSSSSAATQTVFSNGRLSPSSFDVTLPVAMATVAQTNGKMSPLTRFPLVGGGSVGFGFEAGDDDADVDEKVEDLMRRNSSVMKEEIKSFLASRRISQAVVAQVTGISQSRISHWLLQQGSDLSEQKKRAFFRWYQLEKSNPGATLAMHSAPLTLEDVVMDWHQAPPTFAPAPGGFRLRRGNRFTWRKECLALMESYFSDNQYPDEARREEISMACNAVIQKPGKKLLDFEKVTSLKVYNWFANRRKDMKRRANIEAAILENHSIDVQSPGGQSNGDEADGNDEQVPTLMPSWVAALGRGATSGPTGCSLTGLQDEQSLEKTTIDGVDGAGLTLVDDIKTEVTEDD; encoded by the exons ATGTTCCAGCATTGTGAGGAGCCTCGCTTTACTATTGAGCAGATCGACCTCCTCCAGAGGCTCAGGAGGACGGGCATCAGCCAGGCCGAGCTACTCCATGCTCTGGACACCTTAGACCACCTGGACCGCCCTCACAGACGGGCCTCAAAACACCAGCTGTCTTCCGACGCCCCGCCTTCGTCTTCCAGTGCCGCCACTCAGACGGTCTTCTCCAACGGCCGTCTATCGCCAAGTAGCTTTGATGTAACCTTGCCCGTAGCCATGGCAACGGTAGCTCAGACCAACGGGAAGATGTCGCCGCTGACCAGGTTTCCTCTTGtgggcggcggctcggtgggcttCGGGTTTGAGGCGGGCGACGACGACGCAGATGTCGATGAGAAAGTGGAAGACTTGATGAG GAGAAACAGCAGTGTCATGAAGGAGGAGATCAAATCCTTCCTGGCCAGCAGGCGTATCTCCCAGGCCGTGGTTGCACAGGTGACAG GAATTAGTCAGAGTCGCATCTCCCACTGGTTACTGCAGCAagggtctgacctcagcgaacaGAAGAAACGAGCCTTCTTCAGATGGTATCAGCTGGAGAAGAGCAACCCTG GCGCCACACTCGCCATGCATAGCGCCCCACTGACTCTGGAGGACGTGGTGATGGACTGGCACCAGGCCCCGCCCACATTCGCCCCTGCTCCAGGGGGCTTTCGCCTACGCCGGGGGAACAGATTCACCTGGAGGAAAGAGTGTCTGGCCCTCATGGAAAG CTACTTCAGTGACAATCAGTATCCCGACGAGGCAAGGAGGGAGGAGATCTCCATGGCTTGCAACGCCGTCATTCAGAAACCAG GAAAAAAGCTTCTGGACTTTGAGAAGGTGACGTCCCTGAAAGTGTACAACTGGTTTGCCAATCGTCGCAAGGACATGAAGAGACGTGCCAACATCG AAgcagccatcttggagaaccacAGCATCGACGTGCAAAGTCCTGGAGGTCAGTCCAACGGTGACGAAGCGGACGGCAACGATGAGCAG GTTCCCACGTTGATGCCCAGCTGGGTGGCCGCCCTGGGCCGAGGGGCCACGTCCGGGCCGACGGGCTGCTCCCTGACTGGCCTCCAGGACGAGCAGAGTCTGGAGAAGACGACGATAGACGGAGTGGACGGGGCCGGCTTAACGTTGGTGGATGACATCAAGACGGAGGTGACGGAAGATGACTGA
- the LOC125966710 gene encoding homeobox-containing protein 1 isoform X3 — translation MFQHCEEPRFTIEQIDLLQRLRRTGISQAELLHALDTLDHLDRPHRRASKHQLSSDAPPSSSSAATQTVFSNGRLSPSSFDVTLPVAMATVAQTNGKMSPLTRFPLVGGGSVGFGFEAGDDDADVDEKVEDLMRRNSSVMKEEIKSFLASRRISQAVVAQVTGISQSRISHWLLQQGSDLSEQKKRAFFRWYQLEKSNPGATLAMHSAPLTLEDVVMDWHQAPPTFAPAPGGFRLRRGNRFTWRKECLALMESYFSDNQYPDEARREEISMACNAVIQKPGKKLLDFEKVTSLKVYNWFANRRKDMKRRANIAILENHSIDVQSPGGQSNGDEADGNDEQVPTLMPSWVAALGRGATSGPTGCSLTGLQDEQSLEKTTIDGVDGAGLTLVDDIKTEVTEDD, via the exons ATGTTCCAGCATTGTGAGGAGCCTCGCTTTACTATTGAGCAGATCGACCTCCTCCAGAGGCTCAGGAGGACGGGCATCAGCCAGGCCGAGCTACTCCATGCTCTGGACACCTTAGACCACCTGGACCGCCCTCACAGACGGGCCTCAAAACACCAGCTGTCTTCCGACGCCCCGCCTTCGTCTTCCAGTGCCGCCACTCAGACGGTCTTCTCCAACGGCCGTCTATCGCCAAGTAGCTTTGATGTAACCTTGCCCGTAGCCATGGCAACGGTAGCTCAGACCAACGGGAAGATGTCGCCGCTGACCAGGTTTCCTCTTGtgggcggcggctcggtgggcttCGGGTTTGAGGCGGGCGACGACGACGCAGATGTCGATGAGAAAGTGGAAGACTTGATGAG GAGAAACAGCAGTGTCATGAAGGAGGAGATCAAATCCTTCCTGGCCAGCAGGCGTATCTCCCAGGCCGTGGTTGCACAGGTGACAG GAATTAGTCAGAGTCGCATCTCCCACTGGTTACTGCAGCAagggtctgacctcagcgaacaGAAGAAACGAGCCTTCTTCAGATGGTATCAGCTGGAGAAGAGCAACCCTG GCGCCACACTCGCCATGCATAGCGCCCCACTGACTCTGGAGGACGTGGTGATGGACTGGCACCAGGCCCCGCCCACATTCGCCCCTGCTCCAGGGGGCTTTCGCCTACGCCGGGGGAACAGATTCACCTGGAGGAAAGAGTGTCTGGCCCTCATGGAAAG CTACTTCAGTGACAATCAGTATCCCGACGAGGCAAGGAGGGAGGAGATCTCCATGGCTTGCAACGCCGTCATTCAGAAACCAG GAAAAAAGCTTCTGGACTTTGAGAAGGTGACGTCCCTGAAAGTGTACAACTGGTTTGCCAATCGTCGCAAGGACATGAAGAGACGTGCCAACATCG ccatcttggagaaccacAGCATCGACGTGCAAAGTCCTGGAGGTCAGTCCAACGGTGACGAAGCGGACGGCAACGATGAGCAG GTTCCCACGTTGATGCCCAGCTGGGTGGCCGCCCTGGGCCGAGGGGCCACGTCCGGGCCGACGGGCTGCTCCCTGACTGGCCTCCAGGACGAGCAGAGTCTGGAGAAGACGACGATAGACGGAGTGGACGGGGCCGGCTTAACGTTGGTGGATGACATCAAGACGGAGGTGACGGAAGATGACTGA
- the LOC125966710 gene encoding homeobox-containing protein 1 isoform X2 — MFQHCEEPRFTIEQIDLLQRLRRTGISQAELLHALDTLDHLDRPHRRASKHQLSSDAPPSSSSAATQTVFSNGRLSPSSFDVTLPVAMATVAQTNGKMSPLTRFPLVGGGSVGFGFEAGDDDADVDEKVEDLMRRNSSVMKEEIKSFLASRRISQAVVAQVTGISQSRISHWLLQQGSDLSEQKKRAFFRWYQLEKSNPGATLAMHSAPLTLEDVVMDWHQAPPTFAPAPGGFRLRRGNRFTWRKECLALMESYFSDNQYPDEARREEISMACNAVIQKPGKKLLDFEKVTSLKVYNWFANRRKDMKRRANIAAILENHSIDVQSPGGQSNGDEADGNDEQVPTLMPSWVAALGRGATSGPTGCSLTGLQDEQSLEKTTIDGVDGAGLTLVDDIKTEVTEDD; from the exons ATGTTCCAGCATTGTGAGGAGCCTCGCTTTACTATTGAGCAGATCGACCTCCTCCAGAGGCTCAGGAGGACGGGCATCAGCCAGGCCGAGCTACTCCATGCTCTGGACACCTTAGACCACCTGGACCGCCCTCACAGACGGGCCTCAAAACACCAGCTGTCTTCCGACGCCCCGCCTTCGTCTTCCAGTGCCGCCACTCAGACGGTCTTCTCCAACGGCCGTCTATCGCCAAGTAGCTTTGATGTAACCTTGCCCGTAGCCATGGCAACGGTAGCTCAGACCAACGGGAAGATGTCGCCGCTGACCAGGTTTCCTCTTGtgggcggcggctcggtgggcttCGGGTTTGAGGCGGGCGACGACGACGCAGATGTCGATGAGAAAGTGGAAGACTTGATGAG GAGAAACAGCAGTGTCATGAAGGAGGAGATCAAATCCTTCCTGGCCAGCAGGCGTATCTCCCAGGCCGTGGTTGCACAGGTGACAG GAATTAGTCAGAGTCGCATCTCCCACTGGTTACTGCAGCAagggtctgacctcagcgaacaGAAGAAACGAGCCTTCTTCAGATGGTATCAGCTGGAGAAGAGCAACCCTG GCGCCACACTCGCCATGCATAGCGCCCCACTGACTCTGGAGGACGTGGTGATGGACTGGCACCAGGCCCCGCCCACATTCGCCCCTGCTCCAGGGGGCTTTCGCCTACGCCGGGGGAACAGATTCACCTGGAGGAAAGAGTGTCTGGCCCTCATGGAAAG CTACTTCAGTGACAATCAGTATCCCGACGAGGCAAGGAGGGAGGAGATCTCCATGGCTTGCAACGCCGTCATTCAGAAACCAG GAAAAAAGCTTCTGGACTTTGAGAAGGTGACGTCCCTGAAAGTGTACAACTGGTTTGCCAATCGTCGCAAGGACATGAAGAGACGTGCCAACATCG cagccatcttggagaaccacAGCATCGACGTGCAAAGTCCTGGAGGTCAGTCCAACGGTGACGAAGCGGACGGCAACGATGAGCAG GTTCCCACGTTGATGCCCAGCTGGGTGGCCGCCCTGGGCCGAGGGGCCACGTCCGGGCCGACGGGCTGCTCCCTGACTGGCCTCCAGGACGAGCAGAGTCTGGAGAAGACGACGATAGACGGAGTGGACGGGGCCGGCTTAACGTTGGTGGATGACATCAAGACGGAGGTGACGGAAGATGACTGA